ATTTCTTTGGATTAGAGTTGAGTCATTAACGGGTTGAAGACTGATTAGATCTCACTGAATTTACTAAATTTTAATGACTTCATAAATTATTCAGTTGTTGCAGTGTGTGATTTGTACAAATAaagagatgcattcattttgaaAGGGTCTTTGAGTCATTAGATCTGATGCTGCTGTTCCAACAGATGAAAAATGCATCACAGACTAATAAAGATCTGCAGCGTCTTGCTGCAAAGTCCATCGTCTGAGCTTCTTCAGGAGCTAGAACCTTTAGACAGTCTCCGTGTTACATCTCCGGTCCAGTCTGTTGTCCAGGTCAATATTCCTCCTCCACTGCTACCTTGTCTTCCAGGACAGAaactgttgttttgtttccttCTTCTACCTTTGATTTGTTCATGTTCGAGATGAGGTGATCACAAAGTGACACACGCTGACACACCAGACTCAGACTATTTTTCTGAAAATGATTGAGATTTACTGGAAGTCTGAGGTGAACAGAGTGAAGATGAGTGGTGAGAGTACGGCCCCCTGTGGTGCTCCAGAACTGCCGACCTCTTGCTCAGACATACAACCCTCCAGTTTGTCAGGAAGTCAAAAATCCATCCAAGCGGTGGTTGAAATGACCCgcgttttccttatttttcctcaTAGAGCAGAGAGATGTCTGAAGCATGAAAATGATGGCAGCTTCACCCCCATGATCCAACCCCCAACCCCATGATGGCCCTGAAAGAGACTTGTTTGCATATTTAGGAGCACCAGTAACAGTGTCTGCAAGACTTTCCTAACGTGGGATGCAATTAGTGTGTCGTCATGGAGGTCAGATGAATGAGATTATTAGACACTGGAACAAGACCTGATGTCCACCACACCATTGGAACCATCTTCTGCTTCCGGCAAAAGTTTTTGTTTTATGGGTTCATTGCAATCTTTTTGAAATTGTAATcaggcgacctgtccagggtgcatCCCCACTTTTTTCCCAGGATACAGCTGGGACTGGCAGATGTGGGTATGGATGGATTTTCATCCTCACTGTTACCTTTTTTATCATGCCAATATTCTTAACCCTGATGTTAAGCACTAATCCCCATTTATGAAGTGTATGTTGTGAATAAACCTGCCTTAAGTTAACATTTGTGTTATTTGATTATGTTATAAAGAAAAGCTGGTCAAGACCTTGACAAAACAACAGGCAGCTGTTGAATTGGTGGAAGGGTGTGAATTCAAAGGGCACCAAGGAGATCGTGTCCCCTCTCAACATCGTACTTGTTTGGCTCTCTGAGTGGGAGCTGCTGTGTCACGAGGGAGCAGGTGCATCAGACGTGCACGTCCCCATCACACCTCATCACAAGACTGAGATCTGCAGAGACAAGAGGCACCGGAGGCGGAAAAGCATCCGACTTCAACGTGTCGGAGTCTGAATGTTTCTCTTCACCTGCAGAGTGACCTTTGAAACAATCACAAGGAAGCCTTCTATCTCAGAAAGTAAGTCTGATTTCTGTTCTCATCTAAAATGAAAGAATAACTGCAGAATAGCTCtgtgtaattttgtgtttgGTGATTGTTTGTAACGATCAACTGCTGACACCGTTGTGGAACTTCTGAGTGATCCTTTAGATATCACATTAATTACTTTCATAACTTGTCCATTTTCAGTTGAAACTGCATCTCTGCTTGCTAAAAATTGCAGATTTCTCCCTTCTCCCACAAAGTCGACAAAAGAATGATGCATCTTATCAGGGAAGCGCAATTATGTGCAACAGTGTTACGCAACCGTCCAATTTAGCCGCTCTGAACTTCAAGGAATGGGTGCTCTTCTGAACTCGACTACGGCAATCTTTAGATGTCTCTGTAGTCGCCAGCGGTGTCAAATAATTAGAGCCACAAATTGATTTCTGGTCTATTTAGGACTCTAAtaagggaaacatctactggCAATAACGGAAAACTTCaaagttgctgcaacaacacagGAAAAAGGTGATTAATGTCGGGTAAAATCTTCTAAAATCGCCTATTTAGATTAGCACCGTATGTAATTTCAGTTACAGTATTATATCTCTACActgtgtaaaagtaaaagccGAGTTAGACATGAGCCCTAAGCCAAGCCAAAGCTTACTTGGagcaatgaaaaaataattacgtTAGGAATATGTAACATTATTCAGCAAGATGTGCAATTTATCACATCATGTTGTACATCACTGCATTTATTAACTTCCATGAGACTTAAGTCCTTATTCAGTACCAGTGATCCATGTTGCATTCACAGTCCACCAGATACGGTGGGGCATCACAGATGAGCATCTAATAGGGGTAATTAAACTTTTCGTGGGGACATGTGAAGCTGCTGCAGGTTGGATGGGTCTCGAAAAGCAACTGTAAATACCATAATGCAAATGGTTTTGGTGGGTTAACGTCACCACAGCGTCCTTTCCGACACACCACTGTAGACAGCTCTGCAGAGGTTTAGTCAACATATACACAATAATAATCTTCACTATCTGTGGGAATAAAACAGACACACATCCAGGCTGATGTGGAAACGGTGGTTGCCCACTGCCCTCTGCTGTACACCGTCTGCTAGGCAGCAACACAGCTTAACGCTTAGAGCATTTTCTTCATGTATAAATCATCATTCTTATAGttatccttttaaaaaaaaaattaaaaatcttaCCTGAGAAACTGGAATCAGAGCCATTTATTTactcttaaaaaaataaaataaataaaaaagaaaacactgatGAATGACATTAATGACCCGTTTTCATCCTCCTTCTGGCTGATCCTTTCATCTCCACACCCACCGCCTATTATTTTCCATAAGCCTGGTTGAGAGATGAACCTTTCAAGTAGTTCTGACTCTGATGAAAATGCTAATGTTTACAAAGTGAGACTAAACTCTtcgttttcttttaattttgctTATTTCACTTGAGTGGGTCTCGTCCTCTCGTGTCAGCGAGGTTAGTTGGACTTGGTCTGATTGAAGTCTAATGTCTAACCAGATGTTTCATTGTATTTTCTTCTCTGTGCTTAAAAGAGCAGGTGATCACATGCAAGATCAGTAGATGGTTAACACTTGGCTGTAATACCACAAAGTAAACCGTCTGAAGGTCAAATGTTGCTGTTTTCCTGTGTctggttttttttccactggcTCAACTGCttgaagagtttttttttcttcttcttctctacaTCACTGCATCCTCCGTCACACTGTCCACGCAAACATCCTCTTTCACCGCGTCAGTCTTCACTGTTTTCCCGCCACATCCCTCCTCTTAAtgtgtccaaaccatctcaatCTAGCCCCTCCTAGTCTGAGAGGTCAGCCCTGGCTCTTCTTCTGGTGCGCTCGTTCTTCTCATCCACCTTCTTTACTACCAAAGAAAATCTTAAAAACAGCTCTAATCCGCTACCTCCGGCTCTGCTTCCCTTTTGAAGGTCAGTGTCGCCAGCGCCAAGAAAATGCATGAGTGGAAACATATTTGCACATGTAACAAAAGTGACTGTTCAGTGACTGTCAACATGGTTTTAGTCACATTCTTTGCAGCTTACTCagtgtaaacacacacataccccTACCTTTCTCCAGATTAATTAAATAATGCCTTCTTCTTGGGTATCATTAGGTGTCAAAACTGctcttttttaaaacattttctttaagACAAATGTGTAAAACGTATGCATGGGACAAATCAGAGGTTTGATCATTTCACAGTTTCTGCTCTTCAGTCAAACCTTGACTGCGGTCTGAAGGGTAAGCTTTAAAAATCAGTGTGTACAAATAGGGGATTATTCCAACTCTTCCATGCATCAAACTTTGATCAAACTCCGACATTTGCTGACAAAAGGCTGAGTAAACTGAAGATTATTCCACTTGAATTCTCTGATGAACATCCCAGTTTATCCTAAAAGGTCTCGTCGCCCTCACCACTCATGTCGGAGGAAGTGCGTCATCGAATCCCAACCAAAAGACAAACTCAAAATTTGAGtgaatcttttcatttatttactatttataGGCGGCAATATAATGCATTCATCatgtttatatataaaatatttacaGATAACATCATAAGTAAAAATGACAGATCCTGCTGGAAAGTGTATGTGCTTACAGGTAGAAAGGCGATAAGATCTCAGCAACTTGCAGCTGAGCATTTCTTCATGGAACAATCACTGATCCTGGGTATCGACATCTCGGATGTGCAGTTTCTAGTACATAGCTTGAAGCATAAATGGTCCTCCGAGATTAGGAAAGGCTGCAGGTGGACTGTTTGGACGCCTGAACAGAGAGAAACCACAATCAGAAACAATAAGTACCTTCAaccgtgtgttttttttttttttaatatagaaAAATAATGTATGCAATAAGCCCTTCATCTTCTGCCATAaacagataataataataataaataataataataataataataataaaaaggatGGGTTGCCATGACAACTGTGTGTCCACCTACATGTGTTCCTGTTAGCATGCTACTGACGCCTAAGCGTTCCGGGTACCTGTTGTCTCTGCTGCTGGCGTCTGTACTCTTCTTCGCTGGCAGCGAGAGCCTGAGCGAGAGCCAGATCCTCCTGCTCCTGAGGGCTgagacacaaaaacatacaaatataaataaatcctCAAGGACCAGGGGAAATAAGGGCCATCTTTGATGGAAAGAAATCAAGTCTTTGGAGGCAGAAGAATGCAGATGCTGATCCTGGACCTAAAAATCTTGTTCGCAATTGACTTGGAGTGCATGAAAGTTTCCACCATCTACAGCGACggcttttatgttttttgattgCATGATTAAATCAGTAAGAATGGATCCAGAATTGTTCGGTatgataaacattttaaacttGCAGGGGTTGTTTAAATATGTTGGTTCCTAGTTTTGGTTGGTTAGAATAATCACAGCCTCCGCCACGATTTGTAACGCTTCTTGCACAGTCTTCTTGGCACCCAGTCGGTGGTTTGCTCGCAGTGGAAAAGCAAAAAACTGGTGCTAGGTCTAAGTCTCGTATCCAAGGACAACAGGGATAGGCGTCAACCCTTCCAGATTATGGCTTAACTCCTTCGCCAATACAAACTCCCTCAGCCAGGAACATATATCGCACACGAAAATATCACCAGTAGAACCAGACAAAACCTCCTACAGAGCAGGTTAGAGGTTAACATCTCCATGGTGACCTAATCGGGTTGAAAGAGCCACAGTGAGAAAAACCCTCCTCTGCTGCCAACAGCGTCTAACTGAAGTGATTGGTTTAAACAAGGCTGATAACTGAATATATCCCTGATTATAACGACGTTAACTCACGTAAGGGCTGGCTGAACCGCCGGCCTCGAATCAGCCAAAGACATCTCCAGAGCTCTTTGCAAAGCCTGCTCCTCCGTCTGTAACCAAACCATCAGAGCAgcatgtttatattcattttcttttccacaaaTGGGTGAATTCTTATGAAGGTGTGTTGTCAGTTTACCAGGCCGGCCTGAAAAGATGCTGATGGTGGTATTACATTCTGTGCTGAAACAGAAGTAGGAATCCGCTGGGTAGAGCTGAAAGAAAACGGGGACACaaggtataaataaataaattatagtgAGAAGTGTTTACTGTCTCTCTGACACATTTTAAACACAATACTCACGCGGTTCTCTGAGGTCTATGATCAGTCACGCCGTTAGAAACAGGTCTGGAGTTTCCTGAAGCAGAGAAGCTGGACCCAGAGGCAGAAGTGGAGGAAGCAGTCTGAGCCCTCATCGCTGCAGCATGTCTACAGTAAACAGAGGTGAAATAAGTCACACACTTACTGTTATCACTCAGGTGGATGAAAAGCAGCATCAGAAAAGGTATCGCGGCTCTACTCACCCAGATTTGGAAATAGGTTTTCCATCAGGTTTTCCATCAGTCTTACAATCGTGGTCTAGTGGGTGCCGATGCTTTAGACAGTAATTTAGATGACACTGGTCGCAGGTCACTCGCatcatttccttctgtttacaCCCTCCTTTAGAACATTTATTTGTGAAAATCTGAACGAAAGAAAAGCGTTTTAGTGTCTGTTTTATTTAGATTCAGGTAGGATCTGGTAAAAACAAGGTGTGACATGaacctttctctttctttgcgCAGGGTCCGATTTGCAGTCCCGGTCAATGTGTTCACCGACTTTAATGTCGGGCATCTCCCCTCTCTTGATGGGAATCGGGATGTTACATAATGGGCATACTGGGACCTGGACAtcctagaaaaaaataaaaatcatcagATCACAATTTTGCTTGAGctggaaaaagattttttttatcttatttttttttacaattatgaCTTTTCCTTTACACTTTTTCaccaaaagaaaagcagaactgTAATAAGAAAGTACCATTGAAGGGTATCTGCATAACTCTTTCGGTATCTTGTCCAgtgagacttctcttcaaaacaatgaaaaagaaagtCTCTACTTTaaagaagatggacaaaaaaatgctttacTCTGACAAATTATTGTTACCACTGTTGAGGAAACAGTCTGTTGATGAAGGCAGCGGATAATCATTGAAATGATTATTCCGAGGCAAGGTCCAAGCAGTGTCACAGTACGACTCCATGGTATTAATGGGACCAAAAACAGCTGGCAACTAGATTTTGACGACTTTAGTCTCACCAGCTACGTCACATCCAGCGCTGCTAGAGATGTGGAAATGCACAAAATagcatttccattacacttttgcgatAAACTGGATTATCGAATCGCCTGAAAAACCTCCATGTGAAaacgggaagaaaaaaagaaaaattacattTGGGAGTTTTTCCAAATTACTAGTTTCCATAACAGGTTCTTTttcaatatttgggttttgctTAAAcctggggggggcgggggtaaCACGACTCGTCTCTCTTAACAACAGTGCAGTGAGAGGAATAGGAATAACACTGACCTGAAAAATACTTGCAATGAAGGAAACAAAAAAGATAGGGGAATATGGATATTTTGGAATAGAAAACAGCTTTAGAttgtcatccaggtcatggTAAATCTAAGAACCTTGAATAGATGCACATCTAGAGACAGTCCAGTACGAGTTTTCAGCGACCAATGGTGATTTTTAGATATATCCATTAAAACTGAACAAAGGAAGCTTATATTGCTGAACTAAAATAACCATTTGTGAACTGTGTCTTAGGATTAACTGTATTAAATGAAGCAAGCAACAGTTGTACATGTTAAACAAAAGACAGCTGACCACTGATTTGTCGCTCGTTAATTGTCTCCTTCTCAGAGACTGACcagtgcacttttttttttaagaaggcATATTATTACCAATTAATTGGTCTTATTCAACTTTGCTCCAGACCAAAAGGTGTAAGACCACTTAAATGCATATACACTTATATTACATAACTACCTCTACATTTAACTATTATTGTTTCTTTTAAATCTACACTTGACACTTTCATTGATGCGCTGCACTATTATGTTATTATATGTCACTAACCAAGTTTTTCTGTTTATCGTTGATACTAACCTACTTTTTGGGCATCTATGTAGCTGCTGAATACCTTGAATTTCCCtcaggatcaataaagtatcgATCTTACTGTTATTGTAAAAGTTGCAGTAAACATttgacacacaaatctgaaaaaTCAGGCCACTTAAAAGAAAAGGAGCatgtttttggtttccattcaTCTTTAAAACTGTCTTCCTTCTTGGTAAGATGTTTCTATTTGGTGATATTTTTGTTGCAAATCCATGACTTAACCACAAAACTGCTGCAGGTAATATCTTAATTTGATATAATCCCATCCTGGCACAGATAATGAAATCAAGATCTGTTTTGGAACATGACGTACAATATTGACATTTATTGTAAGTACATTATGACCTTGTGTTCTCGCGGGAAAGATAAATGAGGTGGAAGGCCAGATGTGGCTCAGGGGCCTCGAGTTTAACATCTGCTCTGGACGATTGCGACATAAGCACTGAAGATAAGGCATAACAATTTTGTAAGCTATAGATTAACTGGCATAAATAATCACTTACCTTTTTGTAGGCAGATGTGCACTTGTGAGTAACATAGGTTATATGATCCTTGCAGAAAATGTCTTGACAGGCGTCACATCTCATTGGAAGAAAATCTACATcgtaagagatttaaaaaaaataaaaaaaataaagtcaaacttatttatttctaaattaaaaaagaaaagaacaaacacTGTCATGTAGGTCATGAATGAACTCTCAAGCTACCTTACACTTGACGATATTTATTACAAGAGTAAAGGCAGATCctcagactttttaaaaatatggctATCCCATATAGAATTTGACTTTAAGAATTTCGTAGGTCAATGTAAGGCACAGTGACAATGATACGATCTGAGTGCAatggtttgtgttgttttgttgtcttgtttgttttaagtggggttttcccaccatttatgtctgtttgttttgttaggttttgtTTCCGTTTTGTTTTGAGGGCATATGTTTGGATATCATTTTGGTTCTTTAATGGACCAGCCCCAACTTAGGATAGGAAAATTATGACACAAAgtgtttcctactttttttttgaTAAGTCCCCTTCATCATGAAGTATGGTAGGAAGACTATTTAaccatttaattattatttcagagtcattgataTGGTAGTACTATCTGCTATTTTCAATAAGTGCAATGAGTAGAATTTTTGGTTAGAATATTTGGCATGATTatagcactatgaaatatgtCTTGGTGTGTGTGGACTttgacttaattttttattgGAAGTTGAGATGTGGGCGTTTTGTGTtctatgtatgtttttttttttgttttttttagttagttttattttggtccattagtcaatcaaaacatgcaccacagtaaagctaaatataaaaataaatgaaccaaaaaaggtgtagactgaagccgtagcttatataatgcctacccttttttacaatacatcacaacaaatcaaaataaaaagtattacagagatcaattacaacaaaagcatgtgatatagatgatttacaggagaagctgctcttggtcatagtttatatttatcaattgccctaagtttaaacatttttttgaattttcaaatagaactacacatttttagctcatcacagagactattccacaagtttacccctttaacagaaacacatctacttctaaagtttgtccttacctttatttttttaaacatacaagtTCCCTTGAGTTCATACCGACTTTCTCTGGGTGAAAACATTTCCTGAATGCAGTAAGGAAGTAGGTTGTTGCGTGCCTTATACATTATAAGAGAAGTCCTTAACTCAACTAGATCTACAAATTTTAAGGTATTTAGTTTAATGAAGAGTTGGTTCGTTGGGTCGcagtattttgaattatttacaaTTCTTATGGCTCTCTTTTGTAATTTAATTATTGGATCAATGTTTGTTATGCAAGTATTTCCCCATACCTCCACACAGTAAGTAATGTATGGAACAATGAGTGAACAGTACAGTATGTaagtggatttctgatttaaaaGTTATTTTGTCTTGTATAGGATTGCAATGGTTTTGGACAATTTAGatttaatattgtttatatGTGTTTTCCAATcaagtttatcatcaattatcACGCCCAAGAATTTATTTTCACATACTCGTATGTACAGTATACCCCTCTTGTTGTGatcgaaaatataaaaatacaataaaaaaaaagaaaaaaacaaacaggtgTGTGAAACTCTCACCTAAACGTTTGCAGGTCTTCTCAGAGCAGTGCTCTCCCAGTCCTGGAAACTCCATGTTTATCACCTACAGCTGACGATGCGTTTTACGTAACCTGAAACAGAATGAGAGGAAAAGCTTTGAGCCCAGATGACTGAGACTAGATAGCTGTGTCATTGTTGACACTAGAATGAGCTGAGTCATGACAACCAACACCTACAATGAGTTTGCTTAATTGccagctaagctaagctaacacGATTAGTTACAGCTTATGTAACCATAAACATAAACAGCTCAAGTTGAACACGATCGTATATCAGGAAGACAGAAAAAGCCTTTGGTAAATTCATTTAAAGGTGTTCATTCTTGACATAATAAACTAACGAGACTGAAACTGCTTATCTGGTGGGCGAAAGGACTAATTCTATTTTTACTCGAGGAACAGACATTACACACTCAACACCACCCCTCTTAAAAGCTACAGAATAAACCCAGAACACGTTTGTAATTAAAGATAGTTTTGCTGCTCGAGTTACTCAAGTTGTTTTCTTAGCTAAGCTAACGAGATGAATCAGCTAACCTCTTCTATTCTCACGTTTCTACTCACCAAAGCTGATCTCCCTGTTCGTCCGTGGCGTTCTAAAACTATGAAACAAGTATTCTTAAAATAAACTTTGTGGAAGTGATCTTGTTTTCCGTTCCCTAAAGGTGTAGTGTTGTAAATCCCTGAGCGCTGCTACCGCCTGTTAGCCGCAGGACTGCTGTCTATTTAGATGTGTAGCCCCGCCCACAGCGTGACGCGCTATGACGTCACGAGGGAACCGTCGTCACGGTTACTGTGGTTGGAAAAGTTTTCACTGGAACTTTCTGTCAAACTCTAGAAAACCCGAGATTTTTGGATGTAAACAACCGTATAATGGCCATTTAATTGACAGTGTGAACATTTTTAGGATAGAATGTGACTTAACTTGCTAATttttatggaggtagatttgtgtctaaatcattt
This window of the Cololabis saira isolate AMF1-May2022 chromosome 21, fColSai1.1, whole genome shotgun sequence genome carries:
- the zfand2a gene encoding AN1-type zinc finger protein 2A isoform X1, with protein sequence MEFPGLGEHCSEKTCKRLDFLPMRCDACQDIFCKDHITYVTHKCTSAYKKDVQVPVCPLCNIPIPIKRGEMPDIKVGEHIDRDCKSDPAQRKRKIFTNKCSKGGCKQKEMMRVTCDQCHLNYCLKHRHPLDHDCKTDGKPDGKPISKSGHAAAMRAQTASSTSASGSSFSASGNSRPVSNGVTDHRPQRTASTQRIPTSVSAQNVIPPSASFQAGLTEEQALQRALEMSLADSRPAVQPALTPQEQEDLALAQALAASEEEYRRQQQRQQASKQSTCSLS
- the zfand2a gene encoding AN1-type zinc finger protein 2A isoform X2, which gives rise to MEFPGLGEHCSEKTCKRLDFLPMRCDACQDIFCKDHITYVTHKCTSAYKKDVQVPVCPLCNIPIPIKRGEMPDIKVGEHIDRDCKSDPAQRKRKIFTNKCSKGGCKQKEMMRVTCDQCHLNYCLKHRHPLDHDCKTDGKPDGKPISKSGHAAAMRAQTASSTSASGSSFSASGNSRPVSNGVTDHRPQRTASTQRIPTSVSAQNVIPPSASFQAGLTEEQALQRALEMSLADSRPAVQPALTPQEQEDLALAQALAASEEEYRRQQQRQQVPGTLRRQ